From Acidobacteriota bacterium:
GGCGTCATCAGCGGCATAGCCCATCTGACGCAGGCGGCTGCGATGCCCGAAGCTGCGGAGGTCGTCCGGCGCGAACCAGCGCTGCGACCGGAGCTCCGAGACGGCGCGCCGCTGCGGGCCGTCCGGCGTGCGCGACGGGACGGAATCGTGGGAATCGGGCATTGCGTGGTTGGCAGGAACCGTCCGGGAAGTCTACGCTAACCGCCTCTTGAGTCCACTGCTCATCCTGGCGATCGCGCTGGCGATCGTGATCGTCGGCATCCTCGCGCTGCGGCTCCACGCGTTTCTCACGCTCATCGTGGCGGCGCTCGTCGTCGCGGCGCTGACCCCTGCCGGGTCGATCGAGCGGTACGAGTTGACGCGTGAGGGCCTGAGTGCGATCGAGGTGTCGCCTGATGGTGCGCGCGTGGCGGTACTGGCGCGCGGTGGCGCCATCGTGCCGGGGACGCGCTACGACGTCGTTCGGCTGGAACACGGCCGCACGCATCCGCACCGCATCGCGCGCGCCGAGCTCGCTGACGCCGACGGGGCCCGCGTTCCCGCCGACAGCCATACCGTCGCACGCCTGACGCTCACGGTCCTGGACGTCGAATCCGGCGCGCGCGTCACTCCCGGCGACTGGATCGCGCCTGCGACAGCCGCCCGCACTGCCGCGCGCATCTCGCGAGACACCATCGGCGCGCGTGTGGCGGCCGGGTTCGGGCGCACGACGCTCGACGTCGGCATCCTCATCGCCATGGCGTCGATCCTCGGTGGCTGCCTCATGGCCGCGCGCGGCGCCGAACGCATCGTCGTCGCGTTGCGCGACGCGCTCGGGACGGAGCGCACGCCGCTGGCGTTCCTCACGAGCGGGCTCCTGCTCGGGATCCCGATGTTCGCCGAGGCCGTGTTCTACCTGCTGCTGCCGCTCGCGAAGGCGATGTGGATGGAAACGCGCCGCCGCTACGTGCTGTTCGTGCTGGCCATCGTGGCCGGCGCCACCATGACGCATTCGCTCGTGCCACCGACGCCGGGACCGCTGTTCGTGGCCGAAGCGATGGGTGTGTCGATCGCGTTGATGATGCAGCAGGGCCTGCTCGTGTCGGCCATCGCCGCGGTCTTCGGGTACGCGTATGCGGTGTACGCCGACAGGCGATGGGGACACGAGATTCAACCTGCGGCGCAGACGCTGGACGCCGTACCCGCGGTCGACGCGCCGCTGCCACCGCTCGTCCTGTCGCTGCTGCCGATCCTGCTGCCTGTCGTGCTCATCAGCGCCGATTCCGCGCTGGCGAGCGCGTCGTACGGCCTGCCTGCGTGGATCGTCCAGGCCGTGCGGGTACTCGGCGACAAGAACCTCGCGCTCACGATCTCGGCGGGCGTCGCGATCGGTCTGCTCGCGTGGTACGCCCCTGTCGCGCCGGATGGCGTGGCGCAGGGGCCGCTCGCCGCGTCGCGTGCCGACGCCGTGCGGCGGGCCGTGCGCGACGCCGTCGTCGAAGCGGGGGAGATCATCCTCGTCATCGGTGCCGGTGGTGCGCTCGGGGCGGCGCTGCGTCAGGCCGGCATGGCGGAACTGGCGGCGGCGACGGTGCCCGAGCAGAAGCTCCTGTTGTTACCGATCGCATGGGCGATCACCGCGCTGGTGCGAGTGGCGCAGGGGTCGGCGACAGTGGCGATGATCACGGCCGTCGGCATCGCCGGCCCCATCGCGCTGGCGGGCGATCTCCCGTATCACCCCGTCTACGTCGCCGTGGCGATCGGCGCGGGGTCGAAGATCGGCATGTGGATGAACGACAGCGGCTTCTGGGTGATCGCGCGCATGAGCGGCATGACCGAGGCCCAGACGCTGCGTACCGCGAGCGTGATGGTCTTCATCGAAGGCTGCGTCGGCCTCCTCGTCACGATGATCCTCGCGGCGACGTGGCCGTTGGTGTGAAGAACCTGCAATGCCGAATGCCGAGGACAGGACACCGGCAACGGGCAACCGGCAAGCCGGCAACCGGACACCCAAGTGCATGCCGGTGTCACGCCACCCACACCTCGTGTTCTACGTCGATCGTGAAGCCCACGTCGACGTGTGGCGTGTCCTGCACGGTGAGCGCGACATTCCATCGTGGATGAAAACACCGGATCACGCCTGAGCCCGAGCGAGCCGGAAGCCGCTCATGGGCGAATGAACAGCGAAGCGTCGCTGTTCGGCTGCCGTCGAGGTTACGTTGTTGAAAGGAGTCCCCAGTTTTCCGGAGCCCTCACCGTGCGATCGAATCTGACCCTCTCCGCATTCACCGTTGTCTCGTTGCTGGCCGTGTCGCCCGCCATGGCGCAGAACGCCATGAATCTCAAGCGCGCTTTCGAAGGGCGCGAGGTGACGGTGCTGATGGACATGCCCGCGAGTCACCAGGGCGTGGACCTGTATCTCCAGCGCGAGCCGGAGATGGAGTTCGGCGACTACGCCAGACGCGTGAAGCAGTACGGCATTGCGCTGCGCAAGGAAGACCGCGTGATGATCACGACGGTCAAGGTGAACAAGAAGAACATCGAGATTCACCTCGGCGGCGGCGGGTACGGCACGTGGGGCGACGACAACGGCTACGTCTCGCCGACCTACGTCGGGAAGTCGCGGCGCGAAACGGATCTGGAGAAGCAGCGCAAGAACACGCGCGACCCCAACGAACTGCGCGCGATCGATCGGGAACTGAGCCGCCTGCGCGCCGATCGCGAGCGCGAGGAACGCGCCAACCGCCGCGAGGCCGACGCACTGACGGCGATCAAGCAACGCGAGGTCGCCGACAGGCGCCTGGACGGTGGGTCGCGCTTCAACATCTGGTACGCCGACAAGCGCCTCGAAACGTGGGCGCCGACGCCCGAAGAGCTGATGTTCTCGCTGTCGAAGTACCTCGATTTCGGCGGCGACGCCGTGCCCGTGATGCGTGAGGCGCCGGTCAACCGCCTCAGGAGCAGCGGACCTGGCGCATCCTCACGCCCGCGGGACATCGAATCGGCTGTCACCTCGCTCCGCCGGGGCATGAGCCGCGACGAAGTCTCGGATCTGCTCGGCAGCCCGACGCGACGCCGGTCGAGCAAGCGGGGCGATCTCGATGCGACGGTCGAGACCTGGGAGACGGTCGACAGCGTCACCGAAGTGACGTACGTCGGCGGCCTCGTGGTGAAGTTCACCACGAGCAGCAAGTAGCGGTCAGAACATCCCCAGGGCGATCTTCGCGTCTTCGGACATCAGGTCCTTGGTCCACGCCGGTTCCCAGACCACGTCGACGAAGGCGTCAGAGACGCCGTCGATCGCCTTCACCTTGAAGCGCACCTCGCTCGGGAGCTGCTGCGCCGATGGACAGGCAGGCGAGGTGAGGGTCATCTCGACCTTCACGCGGCTCTCCGCGTCTGCCTCGATCTTGTAGATCAGCCCGAGTTCGTAGATGTTCACGGGGATCTCGGGGTCGTACACGGTGCTGATCACCTCGACGACCTTCGGCGTGAGTTCAGACGTCTTCGCATCGTCGCGCGGACCGACCTGCGCGCTGGCTGTCGTGGCGGGTGCCGGCGGCTCCAGCAGTGCGCCGACGTCGAAGCCGTGTCCGTCGACGCGCGGCACGTCCGGCGTCTCGACCGGGGCGGCGAGCGGGTTCGTCTCGGCAGGTGCCGGAGCAGGCGTGGACGCGGTCTCCGGCGTCGTGGCAGGTGGCGTGTTCCTGAAGAGCGAAAACATGGGGGTCACTCCGTGCTGACCGTCGTGTTGCGATCGTCGATCGCGGCTTGCAGTGCGTGCCAGGCCAGCATGGCGCACTTGACGCGCGACGGGTACTCCTTCACGCCGGCCAGCACCACCAACTTTCCCACCTTCTCATCGTCGGCGTCGGCCTGGCCGGTGACCATTTCCTGGAACGACACGAACATGGACCTGACGTCGGCGGCGGTGCGCCCGATCACGGCTTCGGTCATGAGCGACGCCGACGCGTTGCTGATGGCGCAGCCGTTGCCGACAAAGCGCGCGTCGGCCACGCGGTCGCCGTCCATGCGTACGTAGACCCTGACGCGATCGCCGCAGAGCGGGTTGTAGCCGCTGGCCTGCGCGCCGCCCTCGATCGTCCCGACGTTCCTCGGGCGCTTGTTGTGATCGAGGATCACTTCCTGGTAGAGGTCGCGGAGATCCATGGGCGTCAGCCGAAGAAGCGCTGCACGCCGGACACGCCCGCCACGAGCGCATCGACGTCAGCAGACGTGTTGTAGAGGGCGAACGACGCCCGCACCGTGGACATGATGCCGTAGAAGTCCATCACGGGCTGCGCGCAATGCTGACCTGTACGCACGGCGATGCCCTCACGATCGAGGAAGGTGCCGATGTCGTGGGGATGGACGTCACCGACAAGGAACGAGACGACGCCTGCGCGCTCCGGTGCCTGGCCGATGAGCCGTACGCCATCGATCCCGGCGAGCGCCGACGATGCCTGTTCCAGCAACGTGTGCTCGTGCGCGGCGATCTCGCGCATGTCGAAGCGCGAGAGGAAGTCCACCGCCGCATCGAAACCGACGACGCCGGCGATGTTGGGCGTGCCGGCCTCGAACTTGTACGGCACGGCGTTGTATTCGGTGTGTTCGAACGTGACCGACGCGATCATGTCGCCGCCGCCCATCCACGGCGGCATCGACTCCAGCAGTTCGCGACGTCCGTAGAGCGCGCCGATGCCTGTCGGGCCGTACATCTTGTGCGCCGAGCACGCGTAGAAGTCGCAGCCGAGCGCCTGCACGTCGACGGGC
This genomic window contains:
- a CDS encoding GntP family permease; protein product: MSPLLILAIALAIVIVGILALRLHAFLTLIVAALVVAALTPAGSIERYELTREGLSAIEVSPDGARVAVLARGGAIVPGTRYDVVRLEHGRTHPHRIARAELADADGARVPADSHTVARLTLTVLDVESGARVTPGDWIAPATAARTAARISRDTIGARVAAGFGRTTLDVGILIAMASILGGCLMAARGAERIVVALRDALGTERTPLAFLTSGLLLGIPMFAEAVFYLLLPLAKAMWMETRRRYVLFVLAIVAGATMTHSLVPPTPGPLFVAEAMGVSIALMMQQGLLVSAIAAVFGYAYAVYADRRWGHEIQPAAQTLDAVPAVDAPLPPLVLSLLPILLPVVLISADSALASASYGLPAWIVQAVRVLGDKNLALTISAGVAIGLLAWYAPVAPDGVAQGPLAASRADAVRRAVRDAVVEAGEIILVIGAGGALGAALRQAGMAELAAATVPEQKLLLLPIAWAITALVRVAQGSATVAMITAVGIAGPIALAGDLPYHPVYVAVAIGAGSKIGMWMNDSGFWVIARMSGMTEAQTLRTASVMVFIEGCVGLLVTMILAATWPLV
- a CDS encoding DUF59 domain-containing protein — translated: MFSLFRNTPPATTPETASTPAPAPAETNPLAAPVETPDVPRVDGHGFDVGALLEPPAPATTASAQVGPRDDAKTSELTPKVVEVISTVYDPEIPVNIYELGLIYKIEADAESRVKVEMTLTSPACPSAQQLPSEVRFKVKAIDGVSDAFVDVVWEPAWTKDLMSEDAKIALGMF
- a CDS encoding SUF system NifU family Fe-S cluster assembly protein, with protein sequence MDLRDLYQEVILDHNKRPRNVGTIEGGAQASGYNPLCGDRVRVYVRMDGDRVADARFVGNGCAISNASASLMTEAVIGRTAADVRSMFVSFQEMVTGQADADDEKVGKLVVLAGVKEYPSRVKCAMLAWHALQAAIDDRNTTVSTE